In Malus sylvestris chromosome 15, drMalSylv7.2, whole genome shotgun sequence, a single genomic region encodes these proteins:
- the LOC126601757 gene encoding transcription factor bHLH18-like, translating to MDMISSAKWVSDFEIEDPTFINQYEMSSRDYSLDELNFLSFSSESYSSYPNFTPKADNFSKASIENLHQMYGTHERPAKQPKNNTNSWNSCSTDHIITANASSSSSSHLISFESSNSSPPTTSQQYYGLDCRVINPKNEVEYSNGKLNPRALISQGIYDPQTCSPKHGQGIKRAATVTKSPLDAQDHVLAERKRRENLSQRFIALSALLPGLKKTDKASVLGDAIKYVKHLQELTKMLEKQAAKKTVEAVVFVKRTQYSADDDISSSDENSESCSNQPLPEIEARVSDKEVLIRIHSEKTKGSLASILSEIEKLDLTIVHSCALPLGNSTLDITVVAQMDVEFRMTVKDLVKNLRQALLKLVGPEI from the exons ATGGACATGATCTCATCAGCAAAATGGGTATCTGATTTC GAAATCGAAGATCCTACTTTCATCAATCAATACGAAATGAGCTCCCGGGACTACTCACTTGACGAGCTCAATTTCCTATCTTTCTCATCTGAGAGCTACTCATCCTATCCAAATTTCACCCCAAAAGCCGACAACTTCAGCAAAGCATCCATCGAAAATCTTCATCAGATGTACGGGACTCATGAAAGGCCAGCAAAACAGCCTAAGAACAACACTAATAGTTGGAACTCTTGCTCCACTGACCACATAATTACTGCcaatgcttcttcttcctcctcttcacaCCTAATTTCTTTTGAAAGCTCCAACTCATCACCCCCAACCACTTCTCAGCAGTACTATGGTCTAGATTGCAGAGTTATCAACCCAAAGAATGAAGTGGAATATTCCAATGGGAAATTGAACCCTCGAGCTTTGATTTCCCAAGGTATCTATGACCCCCAAACATGCTCACCGAAACATGGACAGGGGATCAAGAGGGCGGCTACGGTGACTAAAAGTCCTTTAGATGCTCAAGATCATGTTCTTGCTGAGAGAAAGCGCCGAGAAAATCTCAGCCAGCGGTTCATTGCTCTATCTGCCTTACTTCCAGGCCTGAAGAAG ACGGACAAGGCTTCGGTCCTCGGAGATGCGATCAAGTACGTGAAACATCTTCAAGAACTTACGAAAATGCTGGAGAAACAAGCAGCCAAGAAAACTGTGGAAGCGGTGGTGTTTGTGAAGAGGACTCAGTACTCAGCGGATGATGATATATCCTCATCCGATGAGAACTCCGAGAGCTGCTCTAACCAGCCACTACCAGAAATCGAAGCAAGAGTTTCGGACAAGGAGGTCCTCATACGAATCCACAGCGAGAAAACTAAAGGATCTTTGGCAAGCATACTGAGTGAAATAGAAAAGCTTGATCTCACCATTGTTCACAGCTGTGCCTTGCCCCTTGGCAATTCAACTCTAGATATCACTGTAGTTGCTCAG ATGGATGTAGAATTCAGAATGACAGTGAAAGATCTTGTAAAAAATCTAAGACAGGCTTTGCTCAAGTTGGTGGGACCAGAAATATGA